The following coding sequences lie in one Cylindrospermum stagnale PCC 7417 genomic window:
- the gvpU gene encoding gas vesicle accessory protein GvpU, with amino-acid sequence MVYERMADNQDKNLPSNMEIDVVLKTIISLVNQTGMEIDITLYVKGIIFSGVAISAEKYFDSLAKEIETANGEPIVTQAFAEGFRKFRDNITLLYKEKEDNKPDPIHVHLRNAKFISGTIFNPDDIGIYWRGRLDQVDGFSLGKIQ; translated from the coding sequence ATGGTATATGAACGCATGGCTGATAATCAAGATAAAAACTTGCCTAGTAATATGGAGATTGATGTTGTACTAAAAACCATTATTAGTCTCGTAAATCAAACAGGTATGGAAATTGATATAACCCTTTATGTAAAAGGAATTATTTTTAGTGGAGTAGCAATTTCAGCAGAAAAATATTTTGATAGTTTAGCTAAAGAAATTGAGACAGCCAATGGAGAACCAATAGTGACTCAAGCTTTCGCAGAAGGTTTTAGAAAGTTCCGAGATAATATTACTCTATTATACAAAGAAAAAGAAGACAACAAGCCTGACCCAATACATGTACATCTCAGAAATGCCAAATTTATTTCTGGTACAATATTTAACCCTGATGACATTGGCATTTACTGGAGAGGACGGCTTGACCAAGTTGACGGATTTTCATTAGGGAAAATTCAATGA
- a CDS encoding DUF2188 domain-containing protein produces the protein MPTENDRYVVNHPEGWAVKKAHAKRASGVFDTKAEAEAYAKEIVGNNGGGEVRSQDTHGKWSDSDTVKPGNDPKSSTDTKH, from the coding sequence ATGCCAACAGAGAATGACAGATACGTAGTTAATCATCCTGAAGGATGGGCTGTTAAAAAAGCTCATGCAAAAAGGGCTAGCGGAGTTTTTGACACAAAAGCAGAAGCAGAAGCTTATGCTAAAGAAATTGTTGGTAACAATGGTGGTGGTGAAGTTCGGAGTCAAGACACGCATGGAAAGTGGAGTGATTCTGACACAGTAAAACCTGGTAATGATCCGAAGAGTTCTACTGATACAAAACATTAG